The following proteins are co-located in the Dyadobacter chenwenxiniae genome:
- the porT gene encoding type IX secretion/gliding motility protein PorT/SprT, with product MHYTYLRDLFDLHRAKIILGILVLLMAAQEVKSQGIGYRRRHLEFYDDKPIHYGILFGVPFTRFNIKHNNDFVSKDSAFVIQSPTNAAFRMGFIVNAFLTDHFDIRTTPSVSLYERQVKFSYPNGTDKIEKRESTWIEIPLLLKYKSLRRVNSRMYMLAGFTLGLETNVKRSRGGGQLDTKSSDFSVDYGVGYEQFFEFFKFAPELRFSHGLGNVFRPSKSSAGVGISKLTTHTVTLYLNFE from the coding sequence ATGCATTACACTTACCTTCGGGATTTGTTCGATTTACATAGGGCAAAAATAATTTTGGGCATTCTTGTGCTGCTGATGGCGGCTCAGGAAGTGAAATCGCAGGGCATCGGTTACAGGCGTCGTCACCTGGAATTTTATGATGACAAGCCGATTCATTATGGTATTTTGTTTGGCGTGCCCTTCACGCGCTTCAATATCAAGCACAATAACGATTTTGTTTCCAAAGACTCTGCATTTGTAATCCAATCTCCAACCAATGCGGCATTCCGCATGGGCTTCATCGTGAATGCATTTCTTACGGACCATTTTGATATCCGCACTACGCCTTCCGTTTCTCTTTACGAGCGCCAAGTGAAGTTTAGCTATCCAAACGGCACCGATAAGATCGAAAAGCGTGAATCGACGTGGATTGAGATTCCATTATTATTGAAATACAAGTCATTACGACGTGTGAATTCGCGTATGTACATGCTTGCAGGGTTTACGTTAGGCTTGGAGACCAATGTGAAGAGGAGCAGGGGCGGTGGTCAGCTGGACACAAAATCGAGTGATTTCTCGGTTGATTATGGTGTTGGTTATGAACAGTTCTTCGAATTTTTCAAATTTGCGCCCGAATTGCGATTTTCGCATGGGTTAGGCAATGTTTTCCGGCCATCGAAAAGTTCGGCCGGTGTGGGGATCAGCAAACTGACCACGCATACGGTGACATTGTATTTAAATTTTGAATAA
- a CDS encoding T9SS type A sorting domain-containing protein yields MKTILQILGLLFANLTGFAQWSTDPTQGNLIRQGSNTIEDFTLHTDNNGGTFLVWEDWRTFGPNIYVQRITAEGLPKWDENEGHIVRPMQGNEEMIASIADIGSTSDGNGNAIIAWSDDRDGSQVYVQKINGTGEVQWQTGGQSICTNCASANRVRIISDGSGGAIIAWNGEKAFGEANEVYIQRINENGVSQWQSNGIKVTQSEEYGNDFLNIVSDENGGAIITWEQNLDVPYMSGPGPMLAQRFDQNGNALWNADGVVMGIITPGIQQQPSSVTDGNGGIITVWYDVRNASGNLYAQRINSDGQLQWTLGGLPVCTANENQIYPLIVTDTQGGAIIAWQDQRNGTSNNDIYAQRINASGQAQWTADGIPVCAQSSDQLSPHMTPDGEGGAVICWNDSRNASAVYNNLDVYAQRLNSSGALMWESNGAPVSIGEERQVSVAITTDDNGGFVIIWLRDASIFASRLSKDGLLPVTLISFNVHKENTNAVLTWTTSQETNNKGFEIERSADGKHFEKIGFINPYSSGSDTTQNYQFLDTSPLAGSNYYRLKQLDHDGKFAYSKMVHVNHLRTFQISVYPNPTIGDLFVETEHVSGRLQVIDMLGRTVLDKRVVKPRTHINVKDLSPGMYIIKGGALSQVFVKQ; encoded by the coding sequence ATGAAAACAATACTACAAATACTGGGACTGCTTTTCGCAAATTTGACTGGATTTGCACAATGGAGTACGGATCCTACACAAGGCAATCTAATCCGCCAGGGATCAAACACGATAGAGGACTTTACCCTTCACACAGATAATAATGGCGGAACGTTCCTGGTCTGGGAGGATTGGCGAACATTCGGGCCTAATATCTACGTACAACGCATCACTGCCGAAGGGTTGCCTAAATGGGACGAAAATGAAGGTCACATCGTTCGTCCGATGCAGGGGAATGAAGAAATGATTGCATCTATCGCTGACATTGGATCGACAAGTGATGGAAACGGAAATGCCATCATCGCATGGTCAGACGACCGAGATGGTTCCCAAGTCTATGTCCAGAAGATTAATGGCACCGGTGAAGTGCAGTGGCAAACCGGTGGACAAAGCATTTGTACCAACTGCGCTTCTGCTAATAGAGTAAGGATCATAAGTGACGGGAGTGGCGGAGCTATCATTGCATGGAATGGCGAAAAAGCTTTCGGTGAAGCTAATGAAGTTTATATTCAACGGATCAATGAAAACGGTGTAAGCCAGTGGCAAAGCAATGGCATTAAAGTCACGCAGAGTGAAGAGTATGGTAATGATTTTTTAAATATTGTTAGCGATGAAAATGGCGGTGCAATAATAACATGGGAACAAAACCTAGATGTGCCCTATATGTCAGGTCCCGGTCCAATGCTCGCACAACGTTTTGATCAGAATGGCAATGCACTTTGGAACGCTGATGGGGTTGTTATGGGCATTATTACTCCTGGCATACAACAACAACCCAGTTCTGTTACGGATGGCAATGGTGGAATAATAACAGTTTGGTATGACGTTCGTAATGCTTCCGGAAATTTGTATGCACAGAGAATTAATTCGGATGGACAACTTCAATGGACTCTTGGAGGACTGCCTGTATGTACTGCAAATGAGAATCAGATTTATCCTCTTATTGTCACCGATACGCAGGGAGGGGCAATCATCGCCTGGCAGGATCAAAGAAACGGCACTTCCAACAATGACATTTACGCTCAACGGATAAATGCGAGCGGCCAAGCTCAATGGACAGCCGACGGAATACCAGTGTGTGCGCAATCTTCTGATCAACTCAGTCCACACATGACTCCTGATGGTGAGGGTGGGGCTGTCATCTGTTGGAATGACTCTCGAAATGCTTCGGCTGTTTATAACAACTTAGACGTATATGCGCAGCGTCTGAACAGCTCAGGAGCTTTAATGTGGGAAAGTAATGGCGCCCCGGTTAGCATTGGAGAGGAAAGACAGGTGAGTGTTGCGATCACCACTGATGATAATGGAGGCTTTGTTATTATCTGGCTTAGGGATGCCAGTATATTCGCATCTCGCCTTAGCAAAGATGGCTTGCTTCCTGTTACACTCATTTCCTTTAATGTTCATAAAGAAAATACCAATGCAGTTTTAACATGGACAACCAGTCAGGAAACCAATAACAAGGGTTTTGAAATCGAACGCAGTGCCGATGGAAAGCATTTTGAAAAGATTGGGTTTATCAACCCATATAGCAGTGGCTCAGATACAACGCAAAACTATCAGTTTTTGGACACAAGCCCCCTGGCAGGCTCAAACTACTACCGCCTGAAACAGCTCGATCACGACGGAAAGTTTGCTTACAGCAAGATGGTTCATGTTAACCATCTCAGGACTTTCCAGATATCCGTCTATCCAAATCCTACGATTGGTGATCTTTTCGTTGAAACAGAGCACGTTAGTGGACGCCTACAAGTCATAGATATGCTTGGTCGCACTGTTCTTGACAAGCGCGTAGTTAAGCCCAGGACACATATTAATGTTAAGGATTTATCACCTGGAATGTATATCATCAAGGGAGGTGCTTTAAGTCAGGTTTTTGTGAAGCAATAG
- a CDS encoding T9SS type A sorting domain-containing protein encodes MKHLFTLAYLVFFSFSVFAQWSIDPSVNTQVCDVDSRQYDQALISDNAGGVIVFWKDLRNQAPHLYAQHIDAQGNKKWAEGGVPIFTKPTITSHSIRSIKPVHDGEGGIIIVWADERNWDQAIGYQANIYAQRINAAGEIQWETDGNVICDAPGLQQNYNVIEDGNGGAFIVWDDQRSVQTGIYAQHIDHNGVTQWLMNGQPISKDENTSNTLPVLVNDENGGALIFWQQMFDNGNRFYKVQSLSASGTPQLQDGGLKVVTLANNDYYISPEIVSDGAGGAILSWYESTVDKKQKIVAQRITSSGLPVWAGNTISVYDGPKKRPIPKMISDNNGGAVLIWQHVSAEDGKTLWGQRINSSGQRLWPVNGLPLMQSAGGFHRYQLTTDGKDGAIIASAINSTADILAQKVTGSGLVQWHPKGAIISNAPSHQQLATLVSNGSGEALIFWEDYRSGDPRIYGTITDNEILLPVTLSSFNAVMQENHTVLSWTTSYEANNKGFDVERSADGKKFSKIGHVAAMDDAASLKNYHYVDATPFSGINYYRLKQLDHDGKFAYSKMAAVESAIQEDFSIYPNPSSDIVNIKSSKFLGKVEVVNMIGVTLMTVSNSGNHLPVDVSSLQPGLYVMKVGVTSKIFVKN; translated from the coding sequence ATGAAACACTTATTCACACTGGCATATCTGGTATTTTTCTCATTTTCTGTCTTCGCTCAATGGAGCATCGATCCTTCGGTTAATACACAGGTGTGTGATGTTGATAGTCGTCAATATGACCAGGCACTCATCAGTGATAACGCGGGCGGAGTAATCGTATTTTGGAAGGATTTGCGAAATCAGGCTCCTCATTTGTACGCTCAGCATATAGATGCCCAGGGAAACAAGAAATGGGCCGAAGGCGGGGTGCCGATTTTTACTAAACCAACGATCACTTCACATTCCATTCGGAGCATTAAACCGGTGCATGATGGCGAAGGGGGCATCATTATCGTTTGGGCAGACGAACGGAATTGGGATCAAGCTATTGGATATCAAGCTAATATATATGCACAACGAATCAATGCAGCCGGGGAGATACAATGGGAAACAGATGGTAATGTTATTTGTGATGCCCCAGGCCTTCAGCAGAATTACAATGTAATTGAAGACGGCAATGGAGGAGCATTCATTGTTTGGGATGATCAGCGCAGCGTGCAAACAGGTATTTACGCACAACATATAGACCACAATGGTGTAACTCAGTGGTTAATGAACGGACAGCCGATCAGTAAAGACGAAAATACTTCCAATACATTACCTGTGCTGGTTAACGACGAAAACGGAGGAGCCTTAATATTCTGGCAGCAAATGTTTGATAATGGTAATAGATTCTATAAAGTCCAAAGTCTTTCCGCCTCTGGTACACCTCAATTACAAGATGGCGGACTGAAAGTTGTTACTCTTGCCAACAATGATTATTATATAAGTCCGGAAATAGTAAGTGACGGCGCCGGCGGAGCAATTTTATCCTGGTATGAATCTACTGTGGACAAAAAACAAAAGATCGTTGCACAGCGCATTACTTCATCCGGACTACCGGTTTGGGCTGGAAATACTATCAGTGTTTATGATGGACCGAAAAAACGTCCAATACCTAAAATGATTAGTGATAACAATGGTGGTGCCGTTCTAATCTGGCAACATGTTTCTGCCGAAGATGGCAAAACGCTTTGGGGACAACGAATTAATAGCTCAGGCCAGCGGCTATGGCCCGTTAACGGATTACCTCTGATGCAATCCGCTGGAGGATTTCATCGCTATCAGCTTACAACCGACGGAAAAGATGGCGCTATCATTGCATCGGCAATTAACTCAACCGCTGATATTCTCGCGCAAAAAGTGACAGGCTCCGGCTTAGTTCAGTGGCACCCAAAAGGTGCAATTATCTCTAATGCTCCCAGTCATCAACAACTGGCAACACTGGTAAGTAATGGTAGTGGGGAAGCTCTTATATTTTGGGAAGATTACCGTTCCGGTGACCCGAGAATTTACGGCACTATCACGGATAATGAGATTCTTCTACCAGTGACTCTTAGCTCATTTAACGCTGTAATGCAAGAAAATCACACAGTCCTATCATGGACGACATCATATGAAGCCAACAACAAAGGATTTGACGTTGAAAGAAGTGCAGATGGCAAGAAATTCAGTAAAATCGGACATGTCGCAGCCATGGATGATGCAGCTTCACTCAAAAACTACCATTATGTCGACGCAACTCCATTTTCCGGCATCAATTATTACCGCCTGAAGCAATTGGATCATGACGGGAAATTTGCCTACAGTAAAATGGCCGCAGTAGAATCCGCCATTCAAGAAGATTTCAGCATTTACCCTAATCCGTCCAGCGATATAGTGAATATCAAATCGTCAAAATTTTTGGGAAAAGTCGAAGTTGTAAATATGATTGGTGTCACTTTAATGACGGTTTCAAATTCCGGTAATCATTTACCTGTTGACGTCAGCTCCCTGCAGCCCGGCTTGTATGTTATGAAAGTAGGTGTGACGAGTAAGATATTTGTAAAGAATTGA
- a CDS encoding T9SS type A sorting domain-containing protein, which yields MKHLFTLFSLLVFPCYAFAQWSDNPSINTRICDSEAFQDDQELATDNAGGTFIAWKDLRSGALHLYAQHIDSEGFKKWPGEGVPIATATESDEYLLDFKLVADGDGGVIIAWADARNEAPYEFNADIYAQRINANGEVQWTFNGETVCDASGLQFSIDVMEDGSGGIFIVWEDNRDVNPNIYAQHINHSGKAEWTANGMPVSKDNVNPNIRPQLVADGNEGVMVFWHQTTSPYDRYFKAQRLSKTGAQQWSDGGLQVITLGYADPFIKPEIIADGEGGAIVSWYEHLGDSHQILAQRINSTGLAMWPGRAIDICKNILGRAIPEMVTDNNGGAIVIWGHGPTLQPNAIHGQRVNAAGQLLWPTTGLPVINRNTKVYDYQLVTDGADGAIIAWTDATTDIRAQRITGAGVLQWHIKGAAICNADNNQGRIRMVSNGNHEALIFWVDLRTEPPKIYGNITNNEILLPVTLVAFDAVAEQSQIQLLWTTATEINNDHFKIERSKDGRKFEKIGEVAASSDLTAQKHYQYTDRAPLSGINYYRLKQLDHDGKFAYSKMVRLDFKNGSKFLVFPNPASKAIYVETPYENGNIQVTDMIGRAVFNTPPTGTRTYVDIANLPVGMYVVKTISWNQIFMKH from the coding sequence ATGAAACATTTATTCACTCTATTTTCTCTCCTTGTATTTCCGTGTTATGCCTTCGCGCAATGGAGTGACAACCCGTCAATTAACACAAGGATTTGCGATTCTGAAGCCTTCCAAGATGATCAGGAGCTTGCTACTGACAATGCAGGTGGAACATTTATAGCATGGAAAGATTTACGTTCGGGAGCTCTCCATCTATATGCTCAACACATTGATTCGGAAGGATTTAAGAAATGGCCAGGTGAAGGTGTGCCAATAGCCACTGCGACGGAAAGCGATGAATATTTGCTGGATTTTAAGCTTGTTGCGGATGGAGATGGTGGTGTTATCATCGCTTGGGCAGACGCACGAAATGAAGCTCCTTATGAATTCAATGCTGATATTTATGCACAAAGAATAAATGCTAATGGTGAGGTTCAATGGACTTTCAATGGGGAAACTGTATGTGATGCTTCAGGTCTTCAATTCAGCATAGATGTAATGGAAGATGGTTCCGGCGGCATATTCATTGTATGGGAGGATAACCGCGACGTTAACCCAAATATTTACGCACAACACATCAATCATTCCGGCAAGGCTGAATGGACAGCTAATGGTATGCCTGTTAGTAAAGACAATGTAAATCCGAATATCCGTCCGCAATTGGTTGCCGATGGGAATGAGGGGGTAATGGTATTTTGGCATCAAACTACATCGCCCTACGACCGCTATTTTAAAGCCCAACGTCTTAGCAAAACGGGCGCGCAGCAATGGTCAGATGGCGGACTTCAGGTTATCACGCTTGGCTACGCTGACCCCTTTATAAAGCCAGAAATTATAGCTGACGGTGAAGGCGGAGCAATTGTTTCTTGGTATGAACACCTTGGAGATAGTCACCAAATCCTCGCCCAGCGCATCAATTCAACTGGTTTAGCAATGTGGCCAGGCAGAGCCATTGATATATGTAAAAATATTCTCGGACGCGCGATTCCGGAGATGGTGACTGATAATAATGGAGGTGCAATAGTTATTTGGGGACATGGGCCAACTTTGCAACCCAATGCTATCCACGGCCAGCGAGTAAACGCTGCTGGTCAATTGCTATGGCCAACAACAGGATTACCTGTTATAAATAGAAATACCAAGGTATATGACTATCAACTTGTAACTGACGGAGCAGACGGGGCTATTATTGCATGGACAGATGCGACAACCGATATCCGTGCACAGCGAATTACTGGCGCGGGTGTTCTTCAATGGCACATTAAGGGTGCCGCAATTTGCAATGCAGATAACAATCAAGGTAGAATCAGAATGGTTAGCAATGGAAATCACGAGGCTCTTATCTTCTGGGTTGATCTCAGGACCGAACCACCCAAAATATACGGCAACATTACAAACAATGAGATTCTTTTGCCAGTGACACTAGTTGCGTTTGATGCTGTTGCAGAGCAAAGCCAAATTCAGTTGCTATGGACGACGGCCACGGAAATAAATAATGACCATTTCAAAATTGAAAGAAGCAAGGACGGCCGAAAATTTGAAAAAATCGGTGAAGTTGCAGCTTCGTCTGATTTGACTGCCCAAAAACACTATCAATATACTGACCGCGCCCCACTCTCAGGAATCAATTACTATCGCCTCAAACAACTGGATCATGACGGAAAATTTGCTTATAGCAAAATGGTGCGCCTAGATTTTAAAAACGGCAGTAAATTCCTCGTGTTCCCTAATCCTGCCTCTAAGGCAATTTATGTCGAAACTCCGTATGAAAATGGAAACATACAAGTCACTGATATGATCGGGCGTGCAGTATTTAACACACCTCCAACCGGTACTCGGACCTACGTCGACATCGCAAATTTACCTGTCGGCATGTATGTCGTTAAAACTATTTCTTGGAATCAAATCTTTATGAAACATTAA
- a CDS encoding RagB/SusD family nutrient uptake outer membrane protein: MRDKIRHERFIELAFEGKRYWDLRRWKIAAQVLNGKQFNAMYITKNANGTYTYKAKPVDGVPYVFQEKMYFMPIPQREIEKNPNLEQNNGW; this comes from the coding sequence ATGCGTGATAAGATCCGCCACGAGCGCTTTATTGAACTGGCTTTTGAAGGCAAGCGCTATTGGGACCTGAGACGCTGGAAAATTGCCGCGCAAGTGCTGAACGGCAAGCAGTTTAACGCCATGTACATCACCAAAAACGCAAACGGAACGTACACTTACAAAGCAAAACCGGTGGATGGCGTGCCTTATGTTTTTCAGGAAAAAATGTATTTCATGCCCATTCCGCAGCGCGAGATAGAGAAAAACCCGAACCTGGAACAAAACAACGGCTGGTAG
- the ubiE gene encoding bifunctional demethylmenaquinone methyltransferase/2-methoxy-6-polyprenyl-1,4-benzoquinol methylase UbiE — MSVVPYKDKEGSKREQVAEMFDNISPKYDLLNHLLSAGVDIYWRKRAIKLLKKQAPKVILDIATGTGDFAIEALALKPEKIIGVDISEGMLAVGREKIAKLGKQDIITLQSGDSENLSFESNYFDAIIVSFGVRNFQNLLAGLSEMNRVMKPNGTCVVVEFSKPRSFPFKQFYNFYFKYILPLIGRSVSKDSSAYTYLPESVQAFPDGEAFLEIYKKAGFINTKCITLTFGICSIYIGQK; from the coding sequence ATGAGTGTAGTTCCATATAAAGATAAAGAAGGCAGCAAAAGAGAGCAGGTCGCTGAAATGTTTGATAATATTTCACCAAAATACGATCTGCTGAACCATCTTTTGAGCGCGGGCGTGGACATTTACTGGCGGAAAAGGGCCATTAAGCTGCTCAAAAAGCAAGCGCCGAAAGTGATCCTGGACATTGCTACGGGCACAGGCGATTTTGCCATAGAAGCGCTTGCATTGAAGCCGGAAAAGATTATTGGCGTTGATATTTCGGAAGGAATGCTCGCCGTTGGCCGCGAAAAAATAGCAAAACTGGGCAAGCAGGACATTATTACCTTACAGAGTGGCGATTCTGAAAACTTGTCTTTCGAGAGCAATTATTTCGATGCGATCATCGTTTCGTTTGGAGTACGCAATTTCCAGAATTTGCTGGCAGGACTGAGCGAGATGAACCGCGTGATGAAGCCAAACGGAACTTGTGTGGTTGTAGAATTTTCAAAGCCGCGCAGCTTCCCATTTAAACAGTTTTACAATTTTTATTTCAAATACATATTGCCATTGATCGGAAGAAGCGTTTCCAAGGACAGTTCGGCTTACACTTATCTGCCCGAGTCTGTTCAGGCGTTTCCCGACGGAGAAGCTTTTCTTGAAATTTATAAAAAAGCAGGTTTTATCAATACCAAATGCATTACACTTACCTTCGGGATTTGTTCGATTTACATAGGGCAAAAATAA